One window of Stenotrophomonas indicatrix genomic DNA carries:
- a CDS encoding flavin reductase family protein, producing MNADSGAYTGPWAGVFPAPAPVPSVSLPPRALRRLLGHFPTGVAIVCARDAQGKPQGLTINSFVPISLQPPLVLWNLALHAQSLSTFQRATQFAISVLGAGQEALARRFADPQVRHRFTDVPLLDDGEDAPPRIAGAVVHLTCTRHAQWPVGDHLLLAGRIVDVQEEGGAPLLFHRGRFQAGPVETLVEVR from the coding sequence ATGAACGCCGACTCCGGTGCATACACCGGGCCGTGGGCAGGGGTGTTCCCCGCTCCCGCCCCGGTGCCGTCGGTCAGCCTGCCGCCGCGTGCGCTGCGGCGGTTGCTCGGCCATTTCCCTACCGGTGTGGCGATCGTCTGCGCGCGTGATGCGCAGGGAAAGCCGCAGGGCCTGACCATCAACTCGTTCGTGCCGATCTCACTGCAGCCTCCACTGGTGCTGTGGAACCTGGCCCTGCATGCGCAGAGCCTGTCCACGTTCCAGCGCGCCACCCAGTTCGCGATCAGCGTGCTCGGCGCCGGACAGGAAGCCCTGGCCCGCCGTTTCGCCGACCCGCAGGTGCGCCATCGATTCACCGATGTGCCCTTGCTGGACGACGGCGAGGACGCGCCACCGCGGATCGCCGGTGCCGTCGTCCACCTCACCTGCACCCGCCACGCGCAGTGGCCGGTCGGCGATCACCTGCTGCTGGCCGGGCGCATCGTCGATGTGCAGGAGGAAGGCGGCGCACCGCTGCTGTTCCATCGCGGACGCTTCCAGGCAGGTCCGGTGGAAACCCTGGTGGAGGTGCGCTGA
- a CDS encoding tetratricopeptide repeat protein: MDIQTLERMLAAGKDSALLRFGLGKSWLDAGDPVRAATHLGRCVVLDPNYSAAWKLLGKAWLAGGQPQAAREAWQRGLSVAGSKGDQQARKEMQVFLRRLDRQSPALLAKAG, from the coding sequence ATGGACATCCAAACTCTGGAGAGGATGCTCGCCGCCGGCAAGGACAGCGCGCTGCTGCGCTTCGGCCTGGGCAAGAGCTGGCTGGACGCCGGCGATCCGGTGCGCGCAGCCACCCATCTGGGCCGCTGCGTGGTGCTGGACCCAAATTATTCGGCGGCGTGGAAGCTGCTGGGCAAGGCATGGCTGGCCGGTGGCCAGCCGCAGGCGGCGCGCGAGGCGTGGCAGCGCGGGCTCAGCGTGGCTGGCAGCAAGGGCGACCAGCAGGCCCGCAAGGAGATGCAGGTGTTCCTGCGCAGGCTGGACCGCCAGTCGCCTGCGCTGTTGGCGAAGGCCGGCTGA
- a CDS encoding fatty acid desaturase has protein sequence MTRATDRALSPAEMQTFGEELDAIRDRVIGSLGASDTRYIRRVAAAVRWSGVLGRSLLFLGAFSPLFWAPLLWPACIAGTLLLALAKILENMELGHNVMHGQYDWTGDPKLNGNTYEWDIVATADNWRKTHNFRHHTYTNVRGMDDDIGYGLLRIFPEQRWKPFYLLQPIIAPIFALLFQWGVAAQDLRLGRWFKGRISSRAMWLQTRPVARKMIRQVLKDYVFFPLLAGPFFLPVMLGNLVANGLRNIWTYVIIFCGHFTAESETFPKECLRNESRGHWYLRQLRGSSNISGGFVINVLSGNLSHQIEHHFYPDLPANRYAAIAKEVKDICRRYGQHYNNGSLPRQFTQVAWRILRHAFPSKPRRLPMPDIMPAPASANAG, from the coding sequence ATGACCCGCGCTACCGACCGTGCCCTGAGCCCTGCCGAGATGCAGACGTTTGGTGAGGAACTCGATGCGATCCGCGACCGTGTGATCGGCAGCCTCGGCGCCTCCGACACCCGCTACATCCGCCGCGTTGCAGCGGCTGTGCGCTGGTCCGGCGTGCTTGGCCGCAGCCTGCTGTTCCTTGGCGCGTTCTCGCCGTTGTTCTGGGCGCCGCTGCTGTGGCCGGCCTGCATCGCCGGCACCCTGCTGCTGGCGCTGGCCAAGATCCTGGAAAACATGGAGCTGGGCCACAACGTGATGCATGGCCAGTACGACTGGACCGGCGACCCCAAGCTCAACGGCAACACCTACGAATGGGACATCGTTGCCACCGCCGACAACTGGCGCAAGACCCATAATTTCCGCCACCACACCTACACCAACGTGCGTGGCATGGACGATGACATCGGCTATGGCCTGCTGCGCATCTTCCCGGAACAGCGCTGGAAGCCGTTCTACCTGCTGCAGCCGATCATCGCGCCGATCTTCGCGCTGCTGTTCCAGTGGGGCGTGGCTGCGCAGGATCTGCGCCTGGGCCGCTGGTTCAAGGGCCGCATCAGCAGCCGCGCGATGTGGCTGCAGACCCGTCCAGTGGCACGCAAGATGATCCGCCAGGTGCTGAAGGATTACGTGTTCTTCCCGCTGCTGGCCGGTCCGTTCTTCCTGCCGGTGATGCTGGGCAACCTGGTGGCCAACGGCCTGCGCAACATCTGGACCTACGTGATCATCTTCTGTGGTCACTTCACCGCCGAATCGGAAACGTTCCCGAAGGAATGCCTACGCAATGAATCGCGCGGCCACTGGTACCTGCGCCAGCTGCGCGGTTCGTCCAACATCAGCGGCGGTTTCGTGATCAACGTGCTGTCGGGCAACCTCAGCCACCAGATCGAGCACCACTTCTACCCGGATCTGCCGGCCAACCGCTATGCGGCCATCGCCAAGGAAGTGAAGGACATCTGCCGTCGTTACGGCCAGCACTACAACAACGGCTCGCTGCCGCGGCAGTTCACCCAGGTGGCCTGGCGCATCCTGCGCCATGCGTTCCCGAGCAAGCCGCGCCGCCTGCCGATGCCGGACATCATGCCGGCACCGGCGTCGGCCAACGCCGGCTGA
- a CDS encoding ferredoxin reductase, whose protein sequence is MYTQLCVRPYSAPMSAVVRPSLLSPYRWLSPSLFDFWAGQLNPLWTLREPMARLVRREPAGEGAATLVLRCNRHWAGMRAGQHVTLGVELEGRVLRRSYSPTRLGRRELAITVKAVEGGKVSQHLVAHAQPGDLFRLDAAFGDFHMPAAAPVLLLAAGSGITPMRSLLRDACQRPLAAPVDLFYWERNAAAFQFRDELLALAAAHPNLRVHLLATREGDVPAARIDSHTLAVAGDDTPLAQRHVLACGPDGFVAAARTRLAQHVAGFQAEAFTPPAALSDADSLGEVALTLARSGRRLIVPRGRSLLESLEAQGIAPKHGCRMGICNSCTCERVSGTTRHLRTGDTQSETAVPVRICVSAPTTDLTLDL, encoded by the coding sequence ATGTATACACAGCTGTGTGTGCGGCCGTATAGTGCGCCCATGAGCGCTGTCGTCCGACCTTCCCTGCTTTCCCCGTACCGCTGGCTGTCGCCGTCGTTGTTCGACTTCTGGGCGGGCCAGCTGAATCCGTTGTGGACCTTGCGTGAGCCGATGGCACGCCTGGTACGGCGGGAGCCGGCCGGCGAGGGCGCCGCGACCCTGGTCCTGCGCTGTAACCGGCACTGGGCCGGGATGCGCGCCGGTCAGCACGTCACCCTCGGTGTTGAGCTTGAGGGGCGCGTATTGCGCCGCAGCTACAGCCCGACCCGCCTGGGCCGCCGTGAGCTGGCCATTACCGTCAAGGCGGTGGAAGGCGGCAAGGTCAGCCAGCATCTGGTCGCGCATGCCCAGCCGGGCGACCTGTTCCGGCTGGACGCGGCCTTCGGTGATTTCCACATGCCTGCAGCAGCGCCGGTATTGCTGCTGGCGGCCGGCAGCGGCATCACGCCCATGCGCAGCCTGCTGCGCGATGCCTGCCAGCGCCCGTTGGCGGCGCCGGTCGACCTGTTCTACTGGGAGCGCAACGCTGCAGCGTTCCAGTTCCGCGATGAACTGCTGGCGCTGGCTGCGGCGCATCCGAACCTGCGCGTGCACCTGCTGGCCACCCGCGAAGGCGACGTGCCGGCTGCGCGTATCGACAGCCACACGCTGGCCGTTGCCGGTGACGACACCCCACTGGCGCAGCGCCATGTACTGGCCTGCGGCCCGGACGGTTTCGTTGCCGCTGCGCGCACGCGGCTGGCCCAGCACGTGGCCGGTTTCCAGGCGGAAGCCTTTACGCCGCCCGCAGCACTCAGTGATGCCGACAGCCTGGGTGAGGTCGCATTGACCCTGGCCCGCAGCGGCCGGCGGCTGATCGTGCCGCGTGGCCGCTCGCTGCTGGAAAGCCTGGAGGCGCAGGGCATCGCGCCCAAGCACGGCTGCCGCATGGGCATCTGCAACAGCTGCACCTGTGAACGCGTCAGTGGCACCACCCGCCACCTGCGCACCGGCGACACCCAGTCCGAAACGGCCGTGCCGGTGCGGATCTGCGTGAGCGCGCCGACCACCGACCTGACCCTGGATCTCTGA
- the fabR gene encoding HTH-type transcriptional repressor FabR: MAAATVLSPPEDANSPARRTVSREDLLAAALKLIGPHRSLSTLSLREVAREAGIAPNSFYRQFRDMDELAVALIDVAGRSLRTIIGEARQRATSSATSVVRVSVETFMEQLRADDKLLHVLLREGAVGSDDFKHAVERELHYFEEELQHDLVRLAALDGAVLYKPGLVSMAITRLVFAMGASAMDQPPENDPELVEQISTMIRMIIVGARTPAAFRRG; this comes from the coding sequence ATGGCCGCCGCCACCGTTCTGTCTCCGCCTGAAGATGCCAACAGCCCGGCCCGCCGTACGGTGAGCCGCGAGGATCTGCTGGCCGCCGCGTTGAAACTGATCGGTCCGCATCGCAGCCTGTCCACCCTCAGCCTGCGCGAAGTCGCGCGCGAGGCCGGCATCGCACCCAACAGCTTCTACCGCCAGTTCCGCGACATGGACGAACTGGCTGTCGCGTTGATCGACGTCGCTGGCCGCTCTCTGCGCACCATCATCGGCGAAGCCCGCCAGCGCGCGACGTCCAGCGCCACCAGCGTGGTGCGCGTGTCGGTGGAAACCTTCATGGAACAGCTGCGCGCCGACGACAAGCTGCTGCACGTGCTGTTGCGCGAAGGCGCGGTCGGCTCGGACGATTTCAAGCACGCGGTCGAACGCGAACTGCACTACTTCGAAGAAGAGCTGCAGCACGACCTGGTGCGCCTGGCCGCACTGGATGGCGCGGTGCTGTACAAGCCGGGACTGGTGTCGATGGCGATCACCCGGTTGGTGTTTGCAATGGGCGCTTCGGCCATGGACCAGCCCCCGGAGAACGACCCGGAACTGGTCGAACAGATCTCCACGATGATCCGCATGATCATCGTCGGCGCGCGCACTCCCGCCGCCTTCCGCCGCGGCTGA
- a CDS encoding TonB-dependent receptor plug domain-containing protein, with protein sequence MRIAASLLRRLPLAAGIAAALPLAAVAAPPSPTELDRVQVKVSTATRSERLLSDVPIRTEVLRKEDIALRAATDFSRAVELINGLRVESNCQNCNTSEVQLLGLPGAYNQLLFDGIPLLSTLGSVYGVEQIPAGFVDRIEVVKGGGSSLYGPGAVAGVINLIPPLPARSGGHVQAGVDVLKGTPQKNTDVRLDLVASEADAGLSVIAQRNWNSGIDYNGDGYTEITRKNLKVGGLQAWYAPNPGTRLRLDLQVTDESRRGGNRLDQPEHLANIAESLDTNYRRGSLSWDQEVNSDVDFRLAYAFADIDRDSFYGGLGDVVTDPSAPGYDPSQLDPDVPGSAASRSWRQYGRTHNPLRYIDSQLNWRLGAHTLAFGVQYKHEGLRDDNRDGAGQRLAVLEDATFHNLGAFVQDEWSVRDDVDLVLGARVDKSSELDSAVFSPRIALAWQATPRLKWRAGIATGFRAPEIFVEDVHVDTLGGEQVRVRNTRDLKEERALTTLFGFDWRSDPADPVWSWDATASYARIRDTFALGEIQRGDDGQLTQLRYNASGSNVLGMETNLGWQPSPQWRLTAGASWYRSQFREPQRIFDDTADGGDTVIDSRDYLKTPRWTGVAQLSWMPAEPWETFLALRHTGSMPVLNNRLGELHRTRAFLVTDLGARWHRHLGAQAQQEVSVAAGVKNVFDQRQKDLESGALRDSDYVYGPRFARSWYVNLRYAF encoded by the coding sequence ATGCGCATTGCTGCCTCCCTTCTCCGCCGGCTGCCGCTGGCTGCCGGTATCGCCGCCGCCCTGCCACTGGCCGCAGTCGCTGCACCGCCCTCACCTACCGAGCTGGATCGGGTGCAGGTGAAAGTCAGCACGGCCACCCGCAGCGAACGCCTGCTGTCGGACGTGCCGATCCGCACCGAAGTACTGCGCAAGGAAGACATCGCCCTGCGTGCGGCCACCGATTTCTCCCGTGCGGTGGAGCTGATCAACGGCCTGCGGGTGGAAAGCAACTGCCAGAACTGCAACACCAGCGAGGTGCAGTTGCTGGGCCTTCCCGGTGCCTACAACCAGTTGCTGTTCGATGGCATTCCACTGCTGTCCACGCTGGGCAGCGTGTACGGGGTGGAACAGATTCCCGCCGGTTTCGTCGACCGCATCGAAGTGGTCAAGGGCGGTGGTTCATCTCTGTACGGGCCGGGCGCGGTGGCCGGTGTCATCAATCTGATTCCGCCGCTGCCTGCACGCAGCGGCGGCCATGTGCAGGCCGGCGTGGATGTGCTGAAGGGCACGCCGCAGAAAAACACCGACGTCCGTCTGGACCTGGTCGCCAGCGAAGCCGATGCCGGACTGTCGGTGATCGCCCAGCGCAACTGGAACAGCGGCATCGACTACAACGGCGACGGCTATACCGAGATCACCCGCAAGAACCTCAAGGTCGGTGGCCTGCAGGCCTGGTATGCACCGAATCCGGGCACGCGCCTGCGGCTGGATCTGCAGGTGACCGATGAGAGCCGCCGCGGTGGCAACCGCCTCGACCAGCCCGAACACCTGGCCAACATCGCCGAGTCGCTGGATACGAACTACCGTCGCGGCAGCCTGTCATGGGACCAGGAAGTGAACAGCGACGTCGACTTCCGTCTGGCCTACGCCTTCGCCGACATCGACCGCGACAGCTTCTATGGCGGTCTTGGCGATGTGGTCACCGATCCATCGGCGCCCGGCTACGATCCTTCGCAGCTGGACCCGGACGTTCCGGGCAGTGCCGCATCACGCTCGTGGCGCCAGTACGGGCGCACCCACAACCCGCTGCGCTACATCGACAGCCAGTTGAACTGGCGGCTGGGTGCACACACGCTTGCGTTCGGCGTTCAGTACAAGCATGAGGGCCTGCGTGACGACAACCGCGATGGCGCCGGCCAGCGCCTGGCCGTGCTCGAGGATGCAACCTTCCACAACCTCGGCGCGTTCGTGCAAGACGAATGGAGCGTACGCGATGACGTCGACCTGGTGCTGGGTGCGCGCGTGGACAAGAGTTCGGAACTGGACAGCGCCGTGTTCTCACCGCGTATCGCCCTCGCCTGGCAGGCAACACCACGGCTGAAATGGCGTGCGGGCATCGCCACCGGCTTCCGTGCGCCGGAAATCTTCGTCGAGGATGTCCACGTCGATACCCTCGGTGGCGAACAGGTGCGCGTGCGCAACACCCGTGACCTGAAGGAGGAGCGCGCGCTGACCACCCTGTTCGGGTTCGACTGGCGCTCCGACCCGGCCGACCCGGTATGGAGCTGGGATGCCACCGCGTCCTATGCACGCATCCGTGACACCTTCGCGCTGGGCGAGATCCAGCGCGGCGATGATGGTCAGCTGACACAGCTGCGCTACAACGCATCCGGCTCGAACGTACTGGGCATGGAAACCAACCTCGGCTGGCAGCCCTCTCCGCAATGGCGGCTGACTGCAGGTGCGTCGTGGTACCGCTCGCAGTTCCGCGAGCCGCAACGCATCTTCGATGACACCGCCGACGGCGGCGATACGGTGATCGACAGCCGCGACTACCTGAAGACGCCGCGCTGGACCGGCGTGGCCCAGCTCAGCTGGATGCCGGCCGAACCCTGGGAGACGTTCCTGGCGCTGCGCCACACCGGATCGATGCCGGTGCTCAACAACCGGCTGGGCGAACTGCACCGCACCCGCGCCTTCCTGGTCACCGATCTCGGCGCGCGCTGGCATCGCCACCTGGGCGCGCAGGCACAGCAGGAAGTGTCGGTGGCGGCCGGGGTCAAGAACGTGTTCGACCAACGGCAGAAGGATCTGGAAAGCGGCGCGCTGCGCGACAGCGACTATGTGTATGGGCCACGCTTTGCGCGCTCCTGGTACGTGAACCTGCGTTATGCGTTCTAG
- a CDS encoding thioredoxin-like domain-containing protein has protein sequence MRSSWLPALLLALASPAAAADLHAQVSASLMRPEPRTLRPVQWSPPPKLIALYFGADWCAPCHAFVPTLRGVRDALREAGADTEVVYVSLDESEAALRRYMQLQDMPWPVLDPRRAKRMPALQTLAGPAPPNLVLIDAQGTVLANGWQGRRYGGLQPVLKEWTKRACAQEQARCPPEL, from the coding sequence ATGCGTTCTAGCTGGCTGCCCGCACTGCTGCTGGCACTGGCATCGCCGGCCGCAGCTGCCGACCTGCACGCGCAGGTCTCCGCGTCGCTGATGCGGCCCGAGCCACGCACCCTGCGCCCGGTGCAGTGGTCACCACCGCCGAAACTGATCGCGCTGTACTTCGGCGCCGACTGGTGCGCGCCCTGCCACGCGTTCGTGCCGACCCTGCGCGGCGTGCGCGACGCGCTGCGCGAGGCCGGCGCCGATACCGAAGTGGTGTATGTCAGCCTGGATGAAAGCGAGGCGGCGCTGCGGCGCTACATGCAGCTGCAGGACATGCCGTGGCCGGTGCTGGACCCGCGTCGCGCGAAGCGCATGCCGGCACTGCAGACATTGGCGGGCCCGGCCCCACCCAACCTGGTGCTGATCGATGCACAGGGCACGGTGCTGGCCAATGGCTGGCAGGGGCGGCGCTACGGAGGCCTTCAGCCGGTATTGAAGGAATGGACGAAACGGGCGTGTGCTCAGGAACAGGCGCGCTGCCCGCCTGAATTGTAG
- the mntR gene encoding manganese-binding transcriptional regulator MntR, with protein MGKTDDSTSLKSTPLIEAERQVESFRQVREAHRMELVEDYVELISDLLADGGEARQVDIATRLGVAQPTVAKMLRRLARDGWVVQRPYRGVFLTPEGEALAHASRQRHQTVERFLLALGVDPDTARRDAEGIEHHVSEQTLALFDEFVRKAEGG; from the coding sequence GTGGGCAAGACGGATGATTCGACATCGCTGAAAAGCACCCCCTTGATCGAGGCCGAGCGCCAGGTCGAGAGCTTCCGGCAAGTGCGCGAGGCACACCGGATGGAATTGGTGGAGGATTATGTCGAGCTGATCTCCGACCTGCTGGCCGACGGCGGCGAGGCCCGCCAGGTCGACATCGCTACCCGCCTGGGCGTGGCCCAGCCGACGGTGGCGAAGATGCTGCGCCGGCTGGCCCGTGACGGCTGGGTCGTGCAGCGCCCGTATCGCGGCGTGTTCCTGACCCCGGAGGGCGAGGCGTTGGCCCATGCCAGCCGCCAGCGCCACCAGACCGTGGAGCGCTTCCTGCTGGCGCTGGGCGTGGACCCGGATACCGCGCGGCGTGATGCCGAGGGCATCGAGCACCATGTCAGTGAACAGACACTGGCCCTGTTCGACGAATTCGTGCGCAAGGCCGAGGGCGGTTGA